Proteins from one Geomonas agri genomic window:
- a CDS encoding MoaD/ThiS family protein, producing the protein MQIKVKLYASLRRQKFDEADWEITPDQKIASIVEQLGLARQDVGTVLVNGLHVGWDETVAEGDIVSLLPRMGGG; encoded by the coding sequence ATGCAGATCAAGGTAAAACTCTACGCGTCCCTGCGCAGGCAGAAGTTCGACGAAGCGGACTGGGAGATTACCCCGGACCAGAAGATCGCGTCGATCGTGGAGCAGCTTGGACTTGCCCGGCAGGACGTGGGCACGGTCCTGGTCAACGGTCTGCACGTAGGATGGGACGAGACGGTAGCGGAAGGGGACATCGTTTCCCTGCTGCCGCGCATGGGCGGAGGGTAA
- a CDS encoding ABC transporter ATP-binding protein encodes MNLLDVNGISVNYGDIQALWNISFSVAKGQLVALIGANGAGKTTTLKSLCGLIPTASGTIHYDGKLVTGMPVHKVVDLGITLVPEGRQLFPKMTVEENLLVGAYLKRAHGKRAQTLKRIYEIFPRLEERRTQTAETLSGGEQQMVAIGRALMQDPQVIMFDEPSLGLAPIMVQEVFKVIQELHKQGLTIFLVEQNVHQTLKVADYCYVMENGRIVGQGTGKDLEADESIREAYLGF; translated from the coding sequence ATGAATCTACTCGACGTCAACGGCATCTCAGTCAACTACGGGGACATCCAGGCCCTGTGGAACATCTCTTTCTCGGTCGCCAAGGGGCAGCTGGTGGCGCTCATCGGCGCCAACGGCGCCGGCAAGACCACGACCCTCAAATCGCTGTGCGGCCTGATCCCGACCGCGAGCGGCACCATCCACTACGATGGCAAGCTGGTCACCGGCATGCCGGTGCACAAGGTGGTCGACCTCGGCATCACCCTGGTCCCGGAAGGGCGCCAGCTCTTCCCGAAGATGACCGTGGAGGAAAACCTCCTGGTCGGCGCTTACCTGAAGAGGGCACACGGCAAAAGGGCCCAGACCCTGAAGCGGATCTACGAGATCTTCCCGAGGCTGGAGGAGCGGCGCACCCAGACCGCCGAGACCCTCTCCGGCGGCGAGCAGCAGATGGTGGCCATCGGCCGCGCCCTGATGCAGGATCCCCAGGTGATCATGTTCGACGAGCCGAGCCTCGGCCTCGCCCCGATCATGGTGCAGGAGGTCTTCAAGGTGATCCAGGAGCTGCACAAGCAGGGACTGACCATCTTCCTCGTCGAGCAGAACGTGCACCAGACCTTGAAGGTCGCCGACTACTGTTACGTCATGGAAAACGGGCGCATCGTGGGCCAGGGGACCGGCAAGGACCTCGAGGCAGACGAGTCCATCCGCGAAGCCTACCTCGGCTTCTAA
- a CDS encoding ABC transporter ATP-binding protein, translated as MAEPILKVNSVTKCFGGLTAVDDVSFSVEKGEIVGLIGPNGAGKTTLFNVISGYYAPTKGSVIFQGNDISGKPPYNLAGVGIGRTFQVVKPFAGLTVLENVTIASFLKHPKKADAERHAWQVLETTGLADRANVSAAGLTLAGRKRLEISKALALDPSFLLLDEVVAGLNPTEADRTVELIMKLKAQGLTILIVEHIMRVIMNISDRLVVLNFGKKIAEGTPAEVSSDPHVVQAYFGEEAA; from the coding sequence ATGGCTGAACCTATCCTCAAGGTAAATTCGGTAACCAAATGTTTCGGCGGTCTCACCGCCGTTGACGACGTCAGCTTCAGCGTGGAAAAAGGCGAGATCGTAGGCCTGATCGGCCCCAACGGCGCCGGCAAGACCACCCTTTTCAATGTCATTTCCGGCTACTACGCCCCCACCAAAGGGAGCGTTATCTTCCAGGGGAACGACATCTCCGGCAAGCCCCCCTACAACCTGGCGGGAGTCGGCATCGGCCGCACCTTCCAAGTGGTGAAGCCCTTCGCGGGCCTCACCGTGCTGGAGAACGTGACTATCGCCTCGTTCCTGAAGCACCCGAAAAAGGCCGACGCCGAGCGTCACGCCTGGCAGGTGCTGGAGACCACCGGTCTCGCCGACCGCGCCAACGTCTCCGCCGCCGGGCTCACCCTAGCAGGGCGCAAGCGCCTGGAGATCAGCAAGGCGCTGGCCCTCGATCCGTCGTTCCTGCTCCTGGACGAGGTCGTCGCCGGCCTCAACCCGACCGAGGCGGACCGCACCGTCGAGCTGATCATGAAGCTCAAGGCGCAGGGTCTCACCATCCTCATCGTCGAGCACATCATGCGCGTCATCATGAACATCTCGGACCGCCTGGTGGTGCTCAATTTCGGCAAGAAGATCGCCGAAGGGACTCCCGCCGAGGTGTCCAGCGATCCGCACGTCGTGCAAGCGTACTTTGGAGAGGAAGCGGCATGA
- a CDS encoding branched-chain amino acid ABC transporter permease gives MKNRGATILAIIGAALLILPLVVHDTFVLRVLTEGVMWIGLAIAFDVIAGYTGYLNFGHGAFFGIGAYTIGILMMQANLPFWAALPLGGVAAAIVALIAGIPTLRLKGAYFAIATWALSRAIQQLALNVEFTGGPDGMRLEAFLNPQFFYYLMLITVGATFAILWYLLERAPFGLKLKAIREDEEGAKALGLNPTKLKMQSFILSALPTGILGGIYAYWITFIDPSSTLGDLVSDQAVVMVVFGGMGTLFGPALGAILIFAFKTIFWAYLSDFQLLYLIILGALIAISVIFIPNGLWGTMVKRKAGATRPEQKAEPASEPAALSAVAAPEEGN, from the coding sequence ATGAAAAATCGCGGCGCAACCATACTGGCCATCATCGGTGCCGCCCTTTTGATCCTGCCTCTCGTGGTGCACGACACCTTCGTACTGCGTGTCCTCACCGAGGGAGTGATGTGGATCGGGCTCGCCATCGCCTTCGACGTCATCGCCGGCTACACCGGCTACCTGAACTTCGGCCACGGTGCCTTCTTCGGCATCGGCGCCTACACCATCGGCATCCTGATGATGCAGGCGAACCTCCCCTTCTGGGCGGCCCTGCCGCTGGGCGGCGTCGCTGCCGCCATCGTGGCCCTCATCGCCGGCATCCCGACTCTCCGGCTCAAGGGCGCGTACTTCGCCATCGCCACCTGGGCGCTCTCCCGCGCCATCCAGCAGCTCGCCCTGAACGTTGAGTTCACCGGCGGCCCGGACGGCATGAGGCTCGAGGCGTTCCTGAACCCGCAGTTCTTCTACTACCTGATGCTGATCACCGTGGGCGCCACCTTCGCCATCCTCTGGTACCTGCTGGAGCGCGCTCCCTTCGGCCTGAAGCTCAAGGCGATCCGCGAGGACGAGGAAGGGGCCAAGGCGCTCGGCCTCAACCCGACCAAGCTGAAGATGCAATCCTTCATCCTCTCGGCGCTCCCGACCGGCATCCTGGGCGGCATCTATGCCTACTGGATCACCTTCATCGACCCCTCCTCGACCCTCGGGGACCTGGTCAGCGACCAGGCGGTGGTCATGGTGGTATTCGGCGGCATGGGGACCCTGTTCGGACCGGCACTGGGCGCCATCCTGATCTTCGCCTTCAAGACGATCTTCTGGGCCTACCTGTCCGACTTCCAGCTCCTCTATCTCATCATCCTGGGCGCGCTGATCGCCATCAGCGTCATCTTCATACCCAACGGTCTCTGGGGCACCATGGTCAAGCGCAAGGCGGGTGCCACCAGGCCCGAGCAGAAAGCGGAACCGGCATCGGAACCCGCGGCTCTTTCCGCCGTGGCAGCACCGGAAGAGGGGAACTAA
- a CDS encoding branched-chain amino acid ABC transporter permease, whose product MMELLPQALTDGILLGGIYITIAIAFSLTYGVMHVIDFAVGEWIMFGAFTGYYLNKWTGLDPFLFLPVIFVLYFGVGYVIQPVIHRVLSGTKGNPFLMGLVFTFGLAIMFRGLALTAFGFYSNSIPSAFSEGSFDLEPLGLTVTIPTVRLVGLCYALAITLILHYLLKKTNFGLGVRALAQHKDAAGLMGVNSKRTGSYVYGIYVGISAMTGVLLGCILSIGAQMGNEYTIFAFFVVVLAGMGYLAGVPWAALLLGLVQSIFMIYFNPSHTLLAVFAILYIILLISPRGLFGKGV is encoded by the coding sequence ATGATGGAACTGCTGCCACAAGCCTTGACCGACGGGATACTGCTGGGGGGGATCTACATCACCATCGCCATCGCATTCTCGCTCACCTACGGGGTCATGCACGTCATCGACTTCGCCGTCGGGGAATGGATCATGTTCGGAGCCTTCACCGGCTACTACCTGAACAAATGGACCGGCCTCGATCCCTTCCTTTTTCTGCCGGTCATTTTCGTCCTCTACTTCGGGGTCGGCTACGTGATCCAGCCGGTGATCCACCGGGTGCTTTCCGGGACCAAGGGTAACCCCTTCCTGATGGGCCTCGTCTTCACCTTCGGCCTGGCCATCATGTTCCGCGGGCTCGCTCTCACCGCCTTCGGCTTCTACTCGAACTCGATCCCGTCCGCCTTCTCGGAAGGATCGTTCGACCTGGAGCCGCTGGGGCTGACCGTGACCATCCCGACCGTGCGTCTGGTAGGCCTCTGCTACGCGCTGGCGATCACCCTGATCCTGCACTACCTTCTGAAAAAGACCAATTTCGGCCTCGGCGTCCGTGCGCTGGCACAGCACAAGGATGCCGCGGGTCTCATGGGAGTGAACAGCAAGCGCACCGGCTCCTACGTGTACGGCATCTATGTCGGCATCTCGGCCATGACCGGCGTGCTCCTGGGCTGTATCCTCTCCATCGGCGCCCAGATGGGCAACGAGTACACCATCTTCGCCTTCTTCGTGGTGGTGCTCGCTGGCATGGGCTACCTGGCCGGCGTACCCTGGGCGGCGCTCCTTCTGGGTCTGGTGCAGTCGATCTTCATGATCTACTTCAACCCGAGCCACACCCTGCTCGCCGTCTTCGCCATCCTCTACATCATCCTGCTGATTTCCCCGCGCGGGCTGTTCGGCAAGGGGGTCTGA
- a CDS encoding amino acid ABC transporter substrate-binding protein, with protein sequence MKFGFVRVLLLIAALFVAIPVHAEQRNFFKIGVITELSGDLVTGGNITKRGYDLWAQEVNAKGGIVIQGKKYPVKLVYADAQSNPAAGAAAAERLITQEKVDFILGPYSSGVTLAVAPVVDKYKIPMITGSAESPLIWKNKFKYTFGTIPPINFTGATSIKTLTEMKPAPKTIAIIGSNDAFSKATAEAYKTAAEKAKLKIVKFSIVPSGQDMTPLLSAVRSMKPDVIAFGGHDEEHVKFVKALKQIGYTPKALLMHCGITDKAFIDAVGKDGEQIFGTTCWTGTAKTKSNVLWPNAAAYAAASQKAFNNPGDYTQGGCSAAGIAFQTALQKIGAKPGMDEAMRTKLIAALEQIDVQTFYGRVKFATSGEFYHANVGLDPLTVQIQGGHVKTVGPKASVEAPAIYPMKDWKSR encoded by the coding sequence ATGAAGTTTGGATTCGTCAGGGTACTGCTGCTCATCGCAGCCCTCTTCGTGGCCATCCCGGTTCACGCGGAGCAGAGGAACTTCTTCAAGATCGGTGTCATCACCGAACTCTCCGGGGACCTCGTCACCGGCGGCAACATCACCAAGCGTGGCTACGACCTCTGGGCGCAGGAAGTGAACGCCAAGGGTGGCATCGTGATCCAGGGCAAGAAGTACCCGGTCAAGCTGGTGTACGCCGATGCCCAGTCCAACCCGGCTGCCGGCGCGGCAGCGGCCGAGAGGCTGATCACCCAGGAGAAGGTCGACTTCATCCTCGGACCCTACTCCTCCGGCGTTACCCTCGCCGTGGCCCCGGTCGTCGACAAGTACAAGATCCCGATGATCACCGGTTCCGCCGAAAGCCCGCTGATCTGGAAGAACAAGTTCAAGTACACTTTCGGCACCATCCCGCCGATCAACTTCACCGGCGCTACCTCCATCAAAACCCTGACCGAGATGAAGCCGGCTCCGAAGACCATCGCCATCATCGGCTCCAACGACGCATTTTCCAAGGCAACCGCCGAGGCCTACAAGACCGCCGCTGAGAAGGCCAAACTGAAGATCGTCAAGTTCAGCATCGTCCCCTCCGGCCAGGACATGACCCCGCTCCTTTCCGCCGTGCGTAGCATGAAGCCGGACGTCATCGCCTTCGGCGGCCACGACGAAGAGCACGTGAAGTTCGTGAAAGCCCTCAAGCAGATCGGCTACACCCCGAAAGCCCTCCTCATGCACTGTGGCATCACCGACAAAGCGTTCATCGACGCGGTCGGCAAAGACGGCGAGCAGATCTTCGGCACCACCTGCTGGACCGGCACCGCCAAGACCAAGAGCAACGTGCTCTGGCCGAACGCTGCCGCTTACGCCGCCGCTTCCCAGAAAGCCTTCAACAACCCGGGCGACTACACCCAGGGCGGCTGCTCCGCCGCCGGCATCGCCTTCCAGACCGCTCTGCAGAAGATCGGCGCCAAGCCGGGCATGGACGAGGCAATGCGCACCAAGCTGATCGCCGCTCTCGAGCAGATCGACGTGCAGACCTTCTACGGTCGCGTGAAGTTCGCCACCTCCGGTGAGTTCTACCACGCCAACGTCGGCCTCGACCCGCTCACCGTCCAGATCCAGGGCGGCCACGTCAAAACCGTCGGTCCGAAGGCTTCCGTCGAAGCCCCGGCCATCTACCCGATGAAAGACTGGAAGTCCCGCTAG
- a CDS encoding sigma 54-interacting transcriptional regulator — protein MNNSLNPVELIGFSSGGELRSDAFYQAMVNAVDVGILAVNTSGMVILANRAVRECFGAFQGVHLNDVLPDLWPKVAQRLLGHARNTEISVRGIESNFLVRVSPMLLDQEQVGAVCVFVESTELEEMAKQMEFFQGLTRELDTIIDSSSDGLWICDADANVVRINPASERINNVQAKDVVGRNMRDLINARVFDRSATLEVLRTGTRVNLLQQREGRKLITTAAPVFDSAGRITRVVVSERDITEIDNLQRELEDQEAIRDQYRNQMLEMQQEQQLENQQIIARSPAMLKALRQALKVAKVESTVLILGPSGVGKGLFADLIHKNSERANKPLIKINCGAIPESLIESELFGYDKGAFTGAQSGGKPGYFELADGGILFLDEIAELPLPSQVKLLRFMEDGTIMRLGSTRPREVKVRILAATHRNLEQMVEEGKFRLDLYYRLKVIPIHVPSLKERKECLLPLILHYIEWYAQKHKTSKRLSRAACDTLLGYPFPGNVRELMNLCERLVVMTESEVISLQDLPADVAKGDTSEATAPAQWPESMTLPQVIESTERALLAHAIKSHGCQADLAEALGVSQPTIARKLKRYGLAC, from the coding sequence GTGAACAACTCCCTCAACCCAGTGGAATTGATCGGTTTTTCAAGCGGAGGCGAACTTCGTTCGGACGCCTTCTACCAGGCCATGGTCAACGCCGTGGACGTCGGCATCCTCGCCGTCAACACCTCGGGCATGGTGATCCTTGCCAACCGCGCGGTCCGCGAGTGCTTCGGCGCCTTCCAGGGGGTGCACCTGAACGACGTGCTCCCCGACCTGTGGCCCAAGGTGGCGCAGAGGCTTTTGGGGCACGCGCGCAACACCGAAATCTCGGTGCGCGGCATCGAGTCCAACTTCCTGGTGCGGGTGAGCCCCATGCTGTTGGACCAGGAGCAGGTGGGTGCCGTCTGCGTCTTCGTCGAGAGCACCGAGCTCGAGGAAATGGCGAAGCAAATGGAGTTCTTCCAGGGACTTACCCGCGAACTAGACACCATCATCGACTCCTCTTCCGACGGCCTCTGGATCTGCGACGCCGACGCCAACGTCGTGCGCATCAACCCCGCTTCCGAGCGCATCAACAACGTCCAGGCCAAAGATGTGGTCGGGCGCAACATGCGCGACCTGATCAACGCCCGCGTTTTCGACCGGTCCGCCACCCTCGAGGTACTCAGGACCGGGACGCGGGTGAACCTCCTGCAGCAGCGCGAAGGGCGCAAGCTGATCACGACGGCGGCCCCGGTTTTCGACTCTGCCGGCCGCATCACCCGGGTCGTCGTCAGCGAGCGCGACATCACGGAAATCGACAACCTGCAGCGCGAACTAGAGGACCAGGAGGCGATCCGGGACCAGTACCGCAACCAGATGCTGGAAATGCAGCAGGAACAGCAACTTGAGAACCAGCAGATTATCGCCCGCAGCCCCGCCATGCTGAAGGCGCTGCGCCAGGCGCTCAAGGTCGCCAAGGTGGAGTCCACCGTGCTGATCCTCGGCCCCTCCGGCGTGGGCAAGGGCCTCTTCGCCGATCTGATCCACAAGAACTCGGAACGCGCCAACAAGCCGCTTATCAAGATCAACTGCGGCGCCATTCCGGAATCCCTCATAGAATCCGAGCTTTTCGGCTACGACAAGGGTGCTTTCACCGGCGCCCAGTCCGGCGGCAAGCCGGGCTATTTCGAGCTCGCCGACGGCGGCATCCTGTTCCTGGACGAGATCGCCGAACTGCCGCTCCCCTCCCAGGTTAAGCTGTTGCGCTTCATGGAGGACGGCACCATCATGCGCCTGGGGAGCACCCGCCCCCGGGAGGTGAAGGTGCGTATCCTCGCTGCAACCCACCGAAACCTCGAACAAATGGTGGAGGAAGGCAAGTTCCGCCTCGACCTCTACTATCGCCTCAAGGTAATCCCGATCCACGTCCCTTCCCTCAAAGAGCGCAAGGAGTGCCTGCTCCCCCTCATCTTGCACTACATCGAGTGGTACGCCCAAAAGCACAAGACCAGCAAACGCCTCTCCCGCGCGGCCTGCGACACCCTTTTGGGCTACCCGTTCCCCGGCAACGTGCGCGAACTGATGAACCTGTGCGAGCGCCTGGTGGTCATGACCGAGTCCGAGGTGATCAGTCTGCAGGACCTTCCCGCCGATGTCGCCAAGGGCGACACCAGCGAGGCAACCGCCCCGGCGCAGTGGCCGGAAAGCATGACCCTGCCGCAAGTCATTGAAAGTACTGAGCGTGCACTCCTTGCCCACGCCATCAAATCCCACGGTTGCCAGGCCGACTTGGCCGAGGCGCTCGGCGTGAGCCAGCCGACCATTGCGCGAAAATTAAAACGCTACGGTCTCGCCTGCTGA
- the gabT gene encoding 4-aminobutyrate--2-oxoglutarate transaminase yields the protein MTAGNEQLMELRNKHVPGGVALLSPAFIAKAQGAIMTDVDGRDLIDFAGGIGVNNVGHSHPKVVKAIQEQAEKFIHTCFHVAPYQGYIELAQRLNELAPGNSPKQTMLANSGAEAVENAIKIARYVTKRPGVISLENGFHGRTLMTMTLTSKVKPYKYGFGPFAPESYRIPSAYCYRCPYGGSYPSCGCACAHKLDEFFTGYVAAEQTAAIIIEPIQGEGGFVTPPKEYFEIVQNICKKHGILLIIDEIQSGMGRTGKLFAIDHWGIEPDLITTAKSLAGGMPLSAITGRAEIMSQPHPGGLGGTYGGNPLSCAAALAVLDIFLNDGLLDQSVKLGEKLQQRFDDMQKKYEIIGEVRGKGPMLALELVRDRNTKAPAGDLAKKLVKLCYDKGLIILSCGALGNVVRLLMPLVITDDQLDRGMAILEESLAEVNAEI from the coding sequence ATGACCGCTGGTAACGAGCAACTGATGGAGTTACGCAACAAGCATGTCCCCGGAGGGGTCGCACTTTTGAGCCCCGCCTTCATCGCCAAGGCCCAGGGGGCCATCATGACCGACGTCGATGGACGTGACCTGATCGATTTCGCCGGCGGTATCGGCGTCAACAACGTCGGCCACAGCCACCCGAAGGTCGTCAAGGCCATCCAGGAGCAGGCCGAGAAGTTCATCCACACCTGCTTCCACGTCGCTCCCTACCAGGGGTACATCGAACTGGCGCAGCGCCTGAACGAGTTGGCTCCGGGCAACTCCCCGAAGCAGACCATGCTGGCCAACTCCGGTGCCGAGGCGGTCGAGAACGCCATCAAGATCGCACGCTACGTCACCAAGCGTCCGGGCGTCATCTCCCTTGAGAACGGCTTCCACGGCCGCACCCTGATGACCATGACCCTGACCTCCAAGGTGAAGCCCTACAAGTACGGCTTCGGTCCCTTCGCCCCGGAGAGCTACCGCATACCGTCCGCCTACTGCTACCGCTGCCCCTACGGCGGGAGCTACCCGAGCTGTGGTTGCGCCTGCGCCCACAAGCTTGACGAGTTCTTCACCGGCTACGTTGCTGCCGAGCAGACCGCGGCTATCATCATCGAGCCGATCCAGGGCGAGGGCGGCTTCGTTACCCCACCGAAGGAATACTTCGAGATCGTGCAGAACATCTGCAAGAAGCACGGCATCCTGCTGATCATCGACGAGATCCAGAGCGGTATGGGGCGTACCGGCAAGCTGTTCGCCATTGACCACTGGGGCATCGAGCCGGACCTGATCACCACCGCCAAGAGCCTTGCCGGCGGCATGCCGCTCTCCGCGATTACCGGCCGCGCCGAGATCATGAGCCAGCCGCACCCGGGCGGCCTGGGCGGCACCTACGGCGGCAACCCGCTTTCCTGCGCCGCGGCACTCGCGGTTCTGGATATCTTCCTCAACGACGGCCTGCTGGACCAGTCCGTGAAACTCGGCGAGAAGCTGCAGCAGCGCTTCGACGATATGCAGAAGAAGTACGAGATCATCGGCGAAGTTCGCGGCAAGGGCCCCATGCTTGCTCTCGAACTCGTGCGCGACCGCAACACCAAGGCGCCCGCCGGCGACCTCGCCAAGAAGCTGGTCAAGCTCTGCTACGACAAGGGGCTTATCATCCTGTCCTGCGGCGCTCTCGGCAACGTCGTCCGCCTGCTGATGCCGCTGGTCATCACCGACGACCAGCTCGATCGCGGCATGGCCATCCTTGAGGAGTCCCTCGCCGAGGTGAACGCCGAGATCTAA
- a CDS encoding NUDIX hydrolase, which yields MTEKTDPRHTVVVGCLVRNADNEVLLIRHRQRGWEIPQGRVEEGENLVDAARREVAEEAGVEVEIGPLAAVWSMVAPTSALIFAFLGRYLGGELNPTDDSEAALWVPEPEALEMVTSSVMRERLAVLLNHDGSVSYRSYSIKPYQQHLERDLLAWPAPRG from the coding sequence ATGACAGAAAAGACCGATCCACGCCATACCGTGGTGGTGGGGTGCCTGGTGCGCAACGCAGACAACGAGGTGCTGCTGATCCGTCACCGGCAGCGGGGGTGGGAGATTCCACAGGGGCGGGTCGAGGAGGGTGAGAATCTGGTCGACGCGGCGCGCAGGGAAGTAGCCGAAGAGGCCGGTGTCGAGGTGGAGATCGGTCCCCTAGCCGCCGTCTGGTCCATGGTCGCCCCCACTTCCGCCCTCATCTTCGCCTTCCTGGGCCGCTACCTTGGCGGCGAGTTGAACCCCACCGACGACAGCGAGGCCGCCCTCTGGGTTCCGGAGCCGGAGGCTCTGGAGATGGTAACCAGCTCCGTGATGCGAGAGCGTCTCGCCGTACTACTGAACCACGACGGCAGCGTCAGCTACCGCTCGTATTCCATCAAGCCCTACCAACAGCACCTCGAACGCGATCTCCTCGCCTGGCCCGCCCCTCGCGGATAA